The genomic interval ATACTTCCAATACTCCAGAGTCTCGCTATCCATCTCAGTATTTTTACCATCAGGCAGCCTCCAGTCAGTTATGTGTAAGGGCAGGATAGGACTACTGACCTGTCTTCGTTATTTGTACCACTATTATGGGGATCTCTTCAAGGGAACAAGACACTTTGGAAGGAATCAATCTCGCAACTTATTACCTGTTAATATATTATTCAGCATCAGACTTTTTCAGAAAAGAAATCCATCGATCGATGATCTCGAGCATTCCCGATCTATTGATCGGTTTCGGCAGGAAATCGTCCATTCCAGCCTCAATACATCTATCCCTGTCCCCCATCATCGTATTTGCAGTAAGTGCTATGATCGGTATTCTGCTTTTTGCGCCATTCATTCTTCTGATTTTGGCTGTAGCCTTGTAACCGTCCATCCCAGGCATCATGCAATCCATCAGGATCAGATCATACGATCGGGATTCAACCGCCTCCGTCGCCTGTAATCCGTCTTCCACTACATCTACACAGAATCCGGCCTTTTCCAGCATCAGGCAGGCGATTTTCTGATTCACCCTGTTGTCTTCAGCAAGCAGTATTCTCGGTTTGCTCCGGGATGTATGGTCGACCAGCTCTTCTCTGCCATCCAGATCCTTGTTCATCTGACCTCTTTTCAAATACTACCCTACACCTGTTTCTCGGTTAAACGGGCATTTCCTTAACTATAAAAACTGTTTCACATACTCAGTGGATCAAAGGGAGGTGTTTCGTCAGGCTCCTCTTCGTCAGCAAACGACTCCAGGACCTTCTTGAAAAGGAGTTGCATCATAGGCGCAAGCCCTTCACCTGAGGCCGCGGAGATCCGATGAAGCTCCACATCCTCAGGCAGGAGTTCAGAATCGAACTTCTGCCAGTCATGAATGATGTCTATCTTGTTAAGAGCGACTATCCTGGGGGTTTCCAGCAACTTCGGAGAATACGATTCAAGCTCATGCAGGAGTTGCCTGTACGCGTCGCGGGCACTGACTTCTCCTCCGACTTCCAGGATTATAAGAAGGACCCTGCACCTCTCCACATGCTGAAGAAACTGCAGGCCAAGCCCCTTACCCTGATGCGCGCCCTCTATAAGCCCCGGGATATCCACCATACAGAATGAAGCCGCTTCATCGACTCTCACAATAGCAAGATTGGGAGTCAGTGTGGAAAACGGATAATCGGCAATAAGTGGTCGAGCCTGGCTCACGGCGCTGAGAAGCGTCGATTTTCCGGCATTGGGCAGTCCGACCAGCCCTACATCTGCAATAAGCTTCAAAGTCAACCTGAGGTTGAGCTTCTCTCCCTCCCGGCCCAATGTAGCCTTCGTAGGAGCCTGGTTAGTGGCTGAACGAAAAGAGAAATTACCTGTTCCTCCATCTCCACCTCTCGCAATGACTATCTCCTGGTCCGCTGAGACAAGGTCAGCCAGAGTCCGGCCACTTTTGGCATCCTGAATGATCGTACCGGGAGGAACTTTTATGACCACATCATCACCGTAGGGACCAGTTTTTCGTGCTCCCTGCCCCGCACTGCCCTTGGGAGCTTTATAATTTCTTCTGTATCTCAGATCGAGCAAAGTCCTCATCTGGGGTTCGACCCGGATAACGATGTCTCCACCTCTGCCGCCATCCCCACCATCCGGCCCTCCGCGAGGTATATTTCTCAACCTTCGAAAACTGACACAGCCATGACCACCATCACCGGCCCTGACACTTATCTCCACAATGTCGATGAACGATGTCATAAATCGTTACTCCCTGCCTGCATGATTCCACTGAAATATTTTCCAGGGTTGAGATACTCTTCAGGATCGAAACATCGCTTAAGATCACTCTGCAATTCAATCTCTCCCCTGGAAAACAGGATATCGAGATACCCGTTCTTTGTTATACCGATACCATGCTCCCCGCTGAGAGTCCCTCCAAGCCGCACTACCTCCTCAAACAGTTCCCGAACGAAGACCATAGCCCTCCTCATCTCATCGGTCTTCCGCCTGTCGGTCATGATATTCACATGAAGGTTCCCATCCCCGCAATGTCCGAATACATAGCAATCCAGGTCGAGCCTTGATGAATAGTCGTTGATAAATGACACGGCATCGGCGAGACTGCCCAGCGGAAGAGAAACATCTTCATTGACCTTTGTAATACCTTTCCTGGCAAGACTGGGACTTATCGCTCTTCGGAGTTCCCACAGCGTCTCCCGCTCTGATTCATCTACGGCCTTTATTATCCCCAGTCCATTATCCCTGCAATACGATTCGAGGATCTCCTGCTGAACGTTGACTTCATCACGATTTCCATCTACTTCGAAAAACAGAAAGCTGTCACCGGTATTAAATTCGCTCGCTCTCATGTACTCGCTTACACAGGCCATCGTCCTCGAATCAATAAATTCCAGGACTGTAGGACAGAATCCTGAAGAAAGAAGTTCTGTTGCCCTTTCCATAGCTTCCGGCCCGGTACC from Candidatus Latescibacterota bacterium carries:
- a CDS encoding response regulator, which encodes MNKDLDGREELVDHTSRSKPRILLAEDNRVNQKIACLMLEKAGFCVDVVEDGLQATEAVESRSYDLILMDCMMPGMDGYKATAKIRRMNGAKSRIPIIALTANTMMGDRDRCIEAGMDDFLPKPINRSGMLEIIDRWISFLKKSDAE
- the obgE gene encoding GTPase ObgE, with protein sequence MTSFIDIVEISVRAGDGGHGCVSFRRLRNIPRGGPDGGDGGRGGDIVIRVEPQMRTLLDLRYRRNYKAPKGSAGQGARKTGPYGDDVVIKVPPGTIIQDAKSGRTLADLVSADQEIVIARGGDGGTGNFSFRSATNQAPTKATLGREGEKLNLRLTLKLIADVGLVGLPNAGKSTLLSAVSQARPLIADYPFSTLTPNLAIVRVDEAASFCMVDIPGLIEGAHQGKGLGLQFLQHVERCRVLLIILEVGGEVSARDAYRQLLHELESYSPKLLETPRIVALNKIDIIHDWQKFDSELLPEDVELHRISAASGEGLAPMMQLLFKKVLESFADEEEPDETPPFDPLSM
- a CDS encoding FAD-binding protein; this translates as MRKAVEELSRRLGDIRIHTGAQYRFSYNFDATGRKGDCLGVVFPEGLDPLVRIVREAGRVGLPVFMRGAGTGFSGGSVPVGGGLVISTEKMRRVIDFNRGASTVEVEAGIVNKELQDYLYPHGFFYPPDPASLKVSTIGGNIAENAGGPRAYKYGVTRRYVLSLTWITIEGEVIESPLEGEAALLTGAEGTLGVIYSARLDTRPLPEVAVTSVVQAGTGPEAMERATELLSSGFCPTVLEFIDSRTMACVSEYMRASEFNTGDSFLFFEVDGNRDEVNVQQEILESYCRDNGLGIIKAVDESERETLWELRRAISPSLARKGITKVNEDVSLPLGSLADAVSFINDYSSRLDLDCYVFGHCGDGNLHVNIMTDRRKTDEMRRAMVFVRELFEEVVRLGGTLSGEHGIGITKNGYLDILFSRGEIELQSDLKRCFDPEEYLNPGKYFSGIMQAGSNDL